Proteins encoded by one window of Salmo trutta chromosome 17, fSalTru1.1, whole genome shotgun sequence:
- the ddx49 gene encoding putative ATP-dependent RNA helicase DDX49: MSDFSSLGLSDWLIQQCKQMGISKPTQVQENCMPPILEGRDCMGCAKTGSGKTAAFVLPVLQKLSEDPYGIFCLVLTPTRELAYQIAEQFRVLGKPMGLRDCIIVGGMDMITQALELSKKPHVVVATPGRLADHIRSSDTFSIKKIQFLILDEADRLLEQGCTDFTKDLEVILAAVPAKRQTLLFSATLTDTLQELKGIAMNRPFFWESKSEVRTVEELDQRYILTPEKVKDAYLVHLIQKFQDEHDDWSIMIFTNTCKNCQILTMMMQKFNFPTISLHSMMKQKQRFANLAKFKSSVFKILIATDVASRGLDIPTVQVVINHNTPGLPKIYIHRVGRTARAGRHGVSITLVTQYDIHLVHSIEGQIQAKLKEYPVEEKEVLKILTQVNVARRECEIKLESTDFDEKKEINKRKQMILEGKDPDVEAKRKAELEKIRSEKRKFKERIQETIQKKQHGMQKKLMKQKHIQKKKAEKST; this comes from the exons ATGTCGGATTTTTCCTCTCTCGGTCTGTCAGATTGGCTGATTCAACAATGTAAACAAATGGGGATCAGTAAACCAACTCAAGTCCAGGAAAACTGTATGCCACCGATTCTGGAAG GTCGGGATTGTATGGGTTGTGCCAAGACTGGCAGTGGAAAGACAGCTGCCTTTGTGCTACCAGTGCTACAGAAATTATCTGAGGACCCATATGGAATCTTCTGTTTAGTTCTCACACCTACCAG GGAATTGGCTTACCAGATTGCCGAACAGTTTAGAGTTCTGGGAAAACCAATGGGCTTGCGGGACTGCATCATTGTTGGTGGAATGG ATATGATTACACAGGCCTTGGAGCTCTCTAAGAAGCCCCACGTTGTTGTAGCCACTCCAGGAAGACTGGCAGACCACATTCGGAGCTCCGACACATTCAGCATCAAGAAGATCCAGTTTCTG ATCCTTGATGAGGCCGACCGCCTGCTTGAGCAAGGCTGCACAGACTTTACCAAAGACTTGGAGGTGATCCTGGCCGCGGTGCCTGCCAAACGCCAGACGCTGCTGTTCAGTGCCACCCTCACAGACACACTGCAGGAGCTCAAGGGCATCGCCATGAACAGGCCCTTCTTCTGGGAAAGCAAGTCCGA AGTCCGCACGGTTGAAGAGTTGGATCAAAGGTACATCCTGAcaccagagaaagtgaaagatGCCTACCTAGTGCACCTGATCCAGAAGTTTCAAGATGAGCACGACGACTGGTCGATCATGATCTTCACCAACACCTGCAA GAATTGCCAAATCCTCACAATGATGATGCAGAAATTCAACTTTCCAACCATCTCCTTGCATTCAATGATGAAGCAG AAACAACGTTTCGCCAACCTCGCAAAGTTCAAGTCCAGTGTCTTTAAAATCCTGATTGCAACTGATGTGGCTTCCAG AGGTCTGGATATTCCAACAGTCCAGGTTGTCATCAACCACAACACGCCAGGTCTGCCCAAGATCTACATTCACAGAGTTGGCCGAACTGCCAGAGCAG GAAGGCATGGTGTCTCGATCACACTGGTGACACAGTATGACATCCACTTGGTTCATTCCATCGAGGGGCAGATCC AGGCCAAACTGAAGGAATATCCAGTGGAGGAAAAAGAGGTTCTGAAGATCCTCACTCAAGTCAACGTGGCCAGACGGGAGTGTGAAATT AAACTTGAGTCAACAGATTTTGATGAGAAAAAGGAGATCAACAAGAGAAAACAGATGATTTTGGAGGGGAAA GATCCAGACGTGGAGGCAAAGAGAAAGGCTGAACTGGAGAAGATAAGGAGTGAGAAGAGGAAGTTCAAGGAGAGGATACAGGAAACCATTCAGAAGAAACAACATGGGATGCAGAAGAaactgatgaagcaaaaacacaTTCAAAAGAAAAAGGCAGAGAAGTCCACATAA